A part of Pristiophorus japonicus isolate sPriJap1 chromosome 15, sPriJap1.hap1, whole genome shotgun sequence genomic DNA contains:
- the LOC139281043 gene encoding uncharacterized protein isoform X3, with protein MELNPEKCEVMHLGRANKYLFYNMSNQGCSQILVGFGKGCSTNTILTDQAKDIAVLRDQPYKTNVAKELVPVSRLGARPMHKSTLILEKTPVGTDYTSSYNQFYTSQRIQPIIKYCGYPGEIKHLGMNMDWNEHRTTHKETFYQRELIPHSILNKAVAENRTKSTRGLAMKEITNPTRSSQNYNTSYSSIHNIRYQHPSAHIPEFHPKRHTHNIITEEMCRLLGRRCL; from the exons TAtttattttacaacatgtcaaatcAAGGATGTTCACAGATATTAGTTGGCTTTGGCAAAGGCTGCAGCACCAACACAATTCTCACTGACCAGGCCAAGGATATCGCAGTGCTCAGGGACCAACCTTACAAGACAAATGTTGCGAAGGAATTAGTGCCTGTGAGCCGTCTTGGTGCCCGACCTATGCATAAAAGTACCTTGATACTGGAAAAGACACCTGTTGGCACAGATTATACAAGCTCCTATAACCAA TTTTACACTAGTCAGAGAATTCAACCTATAATCAAATATTGTGGTTACCCTGGTGAGATAAAACATCTGGGTATGAATATGGATTGGAATGAACATCGAACTACACACAAAGAAACCTTTTATCAAAGGGAACTTATACCA CACAGCATTCTGAACAAAGCAGTTGCTGAAAATCGAACAAAAAGTACTCGGGGCCTAGCAATGAAAGAAATAACCAACCCTACAAGATCCAGTCAAAATTACAACACTTCTTATTCTTCAATACATAATATCAGATACCAGCACCCCAGTGCTCATATTCCTGAATTTCATCCAAAGAGGCACACTCACAACATAATTACTG AGGAAATGTGCAGGCTGCTTGGTAGAAGATGTCTGTAA